One stretch of Dokdonia sp. Hel_I_53 DNA includes these proteins:
- a CDS encoding helicase HerA-like domain-containing protein, translating into MEKKQEFLEFINAGNSFKGDFITMGAAMLDGETITNAHVKVPLKTLNRHGLIAGATGTGKTKTLQVISENLSDKGIPVLLMDMKGDLSGIAKASTGHPKIDERHQKIGIPFEPKDFPVELLTLSEQNGVRLRATVSEFGPVLFSRIIDATVAQSGIISILFKYSDDHKLPLLDLKDFKKILQYATNEGKEEITKEYGRISAASSGSILRKIVELEQQGADIFFGEKSFDTDDLTRKTSDGRGVINVIRLTDIQDRPKLFSTFMLSLLAEIYATFPEQGDSDKPELVIFIDEAHLIFKEASKALHSQIESIVKLIRSKGVGIYFVTQNPTDIPEGVLSQLGLKVQHALRAFTAKDRKAIKLTAENYPDSPYYDTKTVLTSLGIGEALISALDEKGRPTPLAATMLRAPMSRMDILSQKEIQGINDRSELVEKYNEEIDRESAYELLQQKIEKANEAEAKEKAKSERAKASKTSSRKTQSATSKALIKVLTSATVIRGVFGILGKMLK; encoded by the coding sequence ATGGAAAAAAAACAAGAATTTTTAGAATTTATTAATGCGGGTAACAGCTTTAAAGGTGATTTTATCACTATGGGAGCAGCAATGCTAGATGGAGAAACTATCACAAATGCTCACGTAAAGGTTCCTCTAAAAACTTTGAACAGGCATGGACTTATTGCTGGTGCTACAGGTACTGGAAAGACCAAAACGCTACAAGTAATCTCAGAAAACTTATCCGACAAAGGGATCCCAGTGCTTCTAATGGATATGAAGGGAGATCTATCTGGTATTGCAAAAGCAAGTACTGGACACCCAAAGATCGATGAACGCCATCAGAAAATAGGAATTCCGTTTGAACCAAAAGATTTTCCTGTAGAATTGCTTACGCTTTCAGAACAGAATGGCGTTAGGTTAAGAGCTACTGTAAGTGAATTTGGCCCTGTTCTTTTCTCAAGAATTATTGATGCCACTGTGGCTCAGTCTGGTATTATTTCTATATTATTTAAATACAGTGATGATCACAAATTACCTCTTCTCGACCTAAAGGATTTTAAAAAAATCCTTCAATATGCTACTAACGAAGGTAAAGAAGAAATCACTAAGGAATATGGACGTATCTCAGCTGCCTCCTCTGGCTCTATCTTGCGTAAAATTGTAGAGCTAGAACAACAAGGAGCAGATATTTTCTTTGGTGAGAAATCTTTTGATACTGATGATCTCACTAGGAAGACTAGTGATGGAAGAGGTGTAATTAATGTAATAAGACTCACAGATATTCAAGATAGGCCCAAGTTATTTTCTACATTTATGTTGAGTTTATTAGCCGAAATTTATGCCACTTTTCCAGAGCAAGGGGATAGTGATAAACCAGAACTAGTCATATTTATAGATGAAGCACATCTGATTTTCAAAGAAGCTTCTAAAGCATTGCACAGTCAGATAGAAAGTATTGTAAAACTTATAAGGTCAAAAGGCGTGGGTATTTACTTCGTCACTCAAAATCCTACCGATATACCAGAAGGCGTTTTGAGTCAATTGGGATTAAAAGTACAGCATGCCCTTAGAGCATTTACTGCAAAAGACAGAAAAGCAATAAAACTCACTGCAGAAAACTATCCAGATTCTCCGTATTACGATACAAAGACGGTCTTAACATCGTTAGGTATAGGAGAAGCATTAATTTCTGCACTAGATGAAAAAGGACGTCCTACTCCACTAGCTGCCACCATGTTAAGAGCACCCATGTCACGTATGGACATTCTTTCCCAAAAAGAAATTCAAGGAATTAATGATCGGTCTGAATTAGTAGAGAAATATAACGAAGAAATTGATAGAGAGAGCGCCTATGAATTACTCCAACAGAAAATAGAAAAAGCCAATGAGGCTGAGGCCAAAGAGAAAGCTAAATCTGAGCGAGCAAAAGCCTCTAAAACGAGCTCTAGAAAAACACAGAGTGCCACCTCTAAAGCATTAATTAAAGTGCTCACAAGTGCCACGGTGATTCGTGGAGTTTTTGGAATACTCGGTAAAATGTTAAAATAA
- a CDS encoding cupin domain-containing protein has protein sequence MGVNKKYTIQKSPFIVPTDDGKLIEEHWGNATDGNSDLSIAHMVAPPGWSEPFQTPEFDEYTYIIKGKKQFIIEGETVILEAGESIKIKRNTRIQYSNPFEESCEYIAICTPAFSPDFVHRE, from the coding sequence ATGGGAGTAAACAAAAAGTATACAATCCAAAAAAGCCCTTTTATTGTGCCTACAGATGATGGAAAGCTTATAGAAGAACATTGGGGCAACGCAACAGATGGTAATTCTGATCTTAGCATAGCACATATGGTGGCACCTCCGGGTTGGAGCGAACCTTTTCAAACTCCAGAGTTTGATGAGTACACCTATATTATTAAAGGTAAAAAACAGTTTATTATCGAGGGAGAGACAGTAATTTTAGAGGCTGGAGAAAGTATAAAAATTAAACGAAATACACGCATACAGTATAGTAATCCATTTGAAGAGTCCTGTGAGTATATAGCGATTTGCACCCCTGCATTTTCACCAGACTTCGTACATAGAGAATAA
- a CDS encoding alpha/beta hydrolase, protein MKKTFQKFLPRAIGAKINTISLYDKKKASKIAFNIFCTPRAGKVSEEQEAYLKGAKSIKLKTSKNELQSYHWPGKGKKVLLIHGWESNTYRWHLLIKDLKERDYDIYAIDAPAHGHSKGNILYVTLYAEAIQSAVQAFKPEMIVAHSIGSLATIFHNFHYKNTDLSKIVLLGPASELSEIMSDYQKILRLNERTMKALEKLVVKRFGFNFKDFSGAAFAKAIKTPTLLIHDKFDRITPIEASRAIHKNITNSKLIETEGFGHSLYQQEVRDEILKFIEH, encoded by the coding sequence TTGAAAAAGACCTTTCAAAAATTTCTTCCCAGAGCAATCGGAGCAAAAATTAATACGATAAGCCTCTATGACAAGAAAAAGGCTTCAAAAATAGCCTTTAATATCTTTTGCACTCCTAGAGCGGGAAAGGTTTCTGAGGAGCAAGAAGCGTATTTAAAGGGTGCTAAGTCTATCAAATTGAAGACTTCTAAAAATGAATTACAATCGTACCACTGGCCGGGTAAAGGCAAAAAAGTGCTACTCATTCACGGCTGGGAAAGCAATACATATCGATGGCACTTACTTATAAAGGATCTTAAGGAAAGGGATTATGATATTTATGCAATAGATGCCCCTGCCCACGGGCACTCAAAAGGAAATATTCTTTATGTGACTTTATATGCCGAAGCTATCCAAAGTGCGGTACAAGCTTTTAAACCAGAGATGATTGTCGCGCATTCCATTGGAAGTTTAGCAACTATTTTTCATAACTTCCATTATAAAAATACTGATCTTTCAAAAATAGTTTTGCTAGGACCTGCGTCTGAACTTTCTGAAATCATGAGCGACTATCAAAAAATTCTAAGACTCAACGAGCGTACGATGAAAGCATTAGAAAAATTAGTTGTCAAACGTTTTGGCTTCAATTTTAAGGATTTTTCTGGAGCAGCTTTCGCAAAAGCAATTAAAACGCCCACCCTCCTCATTCATGACAAGTTTGATAGAATTACTCCCATAGAGGCTTCTAGGGCTATTCACAAAAATATTACCAATAGTAAACTAATTGAAACAGAAGGATTTGGACACTCTCTTTATCAACAAGAAGTGAGAGACGAAATTTTAAAATTTATCGAGCATTAA
- a CDS encoding DinB family protein produces MDLEWNQEFKDNAIYRIDENVRMVSIALSKIQEEEIWTKQNRSLNTLGNMLLHICGNLKQYVLSSIGGEADDRDRDLEFEVEDGFSRDELLQKLLFITSSVNKTISEATDEQLLTTYNVQGFQFSGIGAILHAVEHFSYHTGQISFQVKLIIDEPLGFYAGMNLNARNDSTVEGLEDEL; encoded by the coding sequence ATGGATTTAGAGTGGAACCAAGAATTTAAGGATAATGCAATTTACCGTATTGATGAAAATGTACGTATGGTAAGCATAGCTCTTTCTAAAATTCAAGAGGAAGAAATATGGACGAAGCAAAATAGATCTCTAAATACGCTAGGGAATATGCTGCTGCACATATGCGGCAACTTAAAACAATACGTACTATCTAGTATAGGAGGAGAGGCAGATGATAGAGATCGAGATCTTGAGTTTGAAGTAGAAGATGGATTTAGCCGTGATGAACTTTTACAAAAATTATTATTCATTACGAGTTCTGTAAATAAAACCATAAGTGAAGCCACCGATGAACAACTGCTCACAACCTACAATGTCCAAGGATTTCAATTCTCTGGAATAGGAGCTATATTACATGCAGTAGAGCATTTTTCATATCATACAGGTCAGATTTCTTTTCAAGTAAAACTCATTATAGATGAGCCACTCGGCTTTTATGCGGGTATGAATCTTAATGCACGTAATGATAGTACCGTTGAAGGACTGGAAGACGAACTTTAA
- the hisA gene encoding 1-(5-phosphoribosyl)-5-[(5-phosphoribosylamino)methylideneamino]imidazole-4-carboxamide isomerase, protein MRIIPAIDIIEGACVRLSKGDYSTKKVYNENPLEVAKQFEAHGIKHLHLVDLDGAKSKHIVNHKILEEIASKTSLKVDFGGGLKTDDDLRIAFESGAAQITGGSIAVKNPDLFTTWIKTYGSDKIILGADAHHRKIAVSGWLEESDDDVVEFITNYQEKGARYVICTDISKDGMLEGPSFDLYEEILEASLKVSKDFPIKLIASGGISTFVELPKLAALGCEGTIIGKAIYENRISLKQLENFIVSN, encoded by the coding sequence ATGAGAATAATACCGGCAATAGATATTATTGAAGGTGCCTGCGTGCGACTTTCAAAAGGAGATTATAGTACAAAAAAGGTGTATAATGAAAATCCGCTTGAGGTGGCAAAGCAATTTGAGGCACACGGCATCAAACATCTACATCTTGTAGATCTTGATGGAGCTAAAAGTAAGCATATCGTAAACCACAAAATTCTTGAAGAAATTGCTTCCAAAACTAGCTTAAAAGTTGATTTTGGAGGGGGGTTAAAAACAGATGATGATTTGCGTATCGCTTTTGAGAGTGGCGCTGCCCAAATTACGGGAGGAAGTATTGCGGTAAAAAATCCTGATCTTTTTACCACCTGGATTAAAACCTATGGAAGTGATAAAATCATCTTAGGCGCAGATGCCCACCACCGTAAGATCGCCGTATCTGGTTGGCTAGAAGAATCTGATGATGACGTGGTAGAGTTTATCACAAACTATCAAGAAAAAGGAGCGCGCTATGTGATCTGTACAGATATTAGTAAAGATGGTATGTTAGAAGGCCCAAGTTTTGATTTGTATGAGGAAATTCTAGAAGCTTCCTTAAAAGTTTCTAAAGATTTTCCCATAAAATTAATTGCCTCTGGTGGAATTTCTACCTTTGTTGAGCTTCCTAAGCTAGCCGCTTTAGGTTGTGAAGGAACAATTATTGGAAAAGCGATTTATGAAAATAGAATCTCTCTAAAACAATTAGAAAATTTTATAGTATCAAATTAA
- the hisH gene encoding imidazole glycerol phosphate synthase subunit HisH, with product MKIVIINYGAGNIQSIKFAIERLGYTATLSDKESEIRAADKVIFPGVGEASSAMQKLRDTGLDTVIPSLTQPVLGICLGMQLMCAHSEEGDTQGLGIFEVDVLRFRESVKVPQIQWNTISDLKSDFFKNIPEDSFIYMVHSYYAAITEETIATTTYGIPYSSALAKDNFYGTQFHPEKSSGVGEQILKNFLEL from the coding sequence ATGAAAATAGTAATCATAAACTACGGCGCCGGTAACATCCAGAGTATCAAATTTGCGATAGAACGGCTGGGATATACGGCAACTTTATCAGATAAAGAGTCTGAGATAAGAGCGGCAGATAAAGTGATTTTTCCTGGAGTAGGAGAGGCAAGTAGTGCCATGCAAAAATTGCGAGATACTGGTTTAGACACAGTTATTCCTTCCTTAACCCAGCCTGTTTTAGGGATTTGCTTGGGGATGCAATTAATGTGTGCCCATTCTGAAGAGGGAGATACCCAAGGGCTTGGTATTTTTGAGGTAGATGTGTTACGCTTTCGCGAAAGCGTAAAAGTCCCACAAATCCAATGGAACACCATTTCAGATTTAAAATCAGACTTCTTTAAAAATATACCCGAAGATTCTTTTATCTATATGGTGCATAGCTATTATGCAGCTATAACAGAAGAGACCATTGCCACCACAACCTATGGCATACCGTATAGTAGTGCCTTAGCAAAAGATAATTTTTACGGCACCCAATTTCACCCAGAAAAGAGCAGTGGTGTGGGTGAACAAATACTTAAGAATTTTTTAGAATTATGA
- the hisB gene encoding bifunctional histidinol-phosphatase/imidazoleglycerol-phosphate dehydratase HisB, with translation MAKKVLFIDRDGTIIKETVDEQIDAFEKMTFYPKAFTWLGKIAQELDYELVMITNQDGLGTDSFPEDTFWPVHNFIMNSFENEGVVFDKVFLDRTFPHENKDTRKPGTGLLTEYFSEEYDLENSFVIGDRLTDMQLATNLGAKGIFINDETHLGTGEITVTEEELTKDIALETSDWEEIYKFLKMERRVATLARKTNETDIKIELNLDGTGKSNIDTGIAFFDHMLDQIARHGQMNLNIYVKGDLEVDEHHTIEDTAIALGEVFAKALGNKLGIERYGFCLPMDDCLAQAAIDFGGRNWLVWEADFKREMIGKMPTEMFYHFFKSFTDGAKANLNIKAEGENEHHKIEAIFKAFAKAIKVSVKRDPEKMILPSTKGML, from the coding sequence ATGGCAAAAAAAGTATTATTTATAGATAGAGACGGCACCATCATTAAGGAAACGGTAGATGAGCAAATAGATGCCTTTGAAAAAATGACCTTTTACCCAAAAGCATTTACTTGGCTGGGCAAAATTGCGCAAGAGCTAGACTATGAACTAGTGATGATTACAAATCAAGATGGACTAGGCACAGACAGCTTTCCAGAAGATACCTTCTGGCCCGTGCATAATTTTATCATGAATTCTTTTGAAAATGAAGGGGTAGTTTTTGATAAGGTTTTTCTAGATCGCACTTTTCCGCATGAGAATAAAGATACACGCAAGCCAGGAACTGGGCTACTCACGGAGTATTTTTCAGAGGAATATGATTTGGAAAACTCTTTTGTAATCGGAGATCGATTAACAGACATGCAACTGGCTACAAACCTAGGAGCCAAAGGTATTTTTATCAATGATGAAACCCATCTAGGGACAGGAGAAATCACCGTTACAGAAGAGGAGCTTACTAAAGACATTGCGTTAGAAACCAGTGATTGGGAAGAAATTTATAAGTTCCTTAAAATGGAGCGCAGAGTAGCTACGCTTGCGCGAAAGACTAATGAAACCGATATCAAAATCGAGCTCAACCTAGACGGTACAGGTAAATCTAATATCGATACGGGCATCGCCTTTTTTGACCATATGCTAGACCAAATAGCACGTCACGGTCAGATGAATTTAAATATATATGTGAAAGGAGATCTTGAAGTAGACGAACACCACACCATTGAAGACACGGCAATCGCATTAGGTGAGGTATTTGCGAAAGCTTTAGGAAATAAATTAGGTATTGAGCGTTACGGTTTTTGCTTGCCTATGGATGACTGTCTTGCACAGGCAGCGATAGACTTTGGTGGTAGAAATTGGCTTGTTTGGGAAGCAGATTTTAAACGTGAGATGATCGGTAAGATGCCTACAGAGATGTTTTACCACTTTTTTAAATCCTTTACAGACGGTGCAAAAGCAAACCTAAACATCAAAGCTGAAGGTGAAAACGAGCACCACAAAATAGAAGCAATTTTTAAAGCCTTTGCTAAAGCTATTAAAGTCTCGGTAAAAAGAGACCCAGAGAAAATGATTTTACCCTCTACAAAAGGAATGCTTTAA
- the hisC gene encoding histidinol-phosphate transaminase, whose protein sequence is MKTEFDLHTLVRANVAAMQPYSSARDEFKDFDQEMIFLDANENPFDTSFNRYPDPKQRDLKTLITETEKLDKAQLFLGNGSDEVLDLLFRAFCNPGKDNVLIVPPTYGMYKVLAQTNDIGIKEVPLDLDFQVQTAKVLEAVDAQTKLIFICSPNNPTGNSIARDKIEKLLANFNGLVIVDEAYVDFTDTQSWSQRLKDFPNLVVVKTMSKAYGLAGLRLGMCWASSEIVAILNKIKPPYNVNVLTQQQTLARYAKKQEVAEEIANIKMQRATLAASLKECSFVSQVFPSEANFILARVDDANMRYQQLIEKGIVIRNRSTQTLCENTLRFTVGTPEENNKLITALDSLV, encoded by the coding sequence ATGAAAACAGAATTTGATTTACATACGTTAGTTAGAGCAAACGTTGCTGCCATGCAGCCGTACAGTTCTGCACGGGATGAGTTTAAGGATTTTGATCAAGAAATGATATTTCTGGATGCAAATGAAAATCCTTTTGACACTTCATTCAATAGATACCCAGATCCAAAACAGCGCGATCTAAAAACACTCATTACAGAAACTGAAAAGTTGGACAAAGCACAACTATTCTTAGGCAATGGGAGTGATGAAGTGCTAGACTTACTCTTTAGAGCTTTTTGTAATCCCGGTAAAGACAATGTACTTATTGTGCCTCCTACCTATGGAATGTACAAAGTACTAGCCCAAACCAATGATATTGGCATTAAGGAGGTGCCACTAGATTTAGACTTTCAGGTACAAACCGCTAAGGTTTTGGAAGCAGTAGATGCACAAACCAAGCTTATTTTTATTTGCTCACCTAATAATCCTACCGGTAACAGCATCGCTAGAGATAAAATTGAAAAATTGCTAGCCAATTTTAATGGTTTGGTAATAGTAGATGAAGCATATGTTGATTTTACAGACACCCAAAGCTGGTCACAACGTTTAAAGGATTTTCCTAACCTTGTGGTCGTAAAAACCATGTCTAAAGCTTATGGTCTGGCTGGATTGCGATTAGGGATGTGCTGGGCATCTTCAGAGATTGTAGCAATTCTCAATAAAATAAAACCACCGTATAACGTAAACGTACTCACCCAGCAGCAAACGCTGGCGCGCTATGCAAAAAAGCAAGAGGTGGCAGAGGAGATTGCAAATATCAAGATGCAGCGTGCTACACTAGCCGCATCTCTTAAGGAATGTAGTTTCGTGTCGCAAGTATTTCCATCAGAAGCAAACTTTATCTTAGCTCGCGTAGATGATGCAAACATGCGTTACCAACAGCTTATTGAAAAAGGTATTGTGATACGCAATCGTAGTACGCAAACCTTATGTGAAAATACCTTACGTTTTACCGTAGGCACACCCGAAGAAAATAACAAATTAATCACCGCATTAGATAGCTTAGTATAA
- the hisD gene encoding histidinol dehydrogenase, whose amino-acid sequence MKKIYNPAPSTWEALLQRPTQTVADIEATVTDIFKEVKSKGDEAIAKYTSIFDNISLENFVVSPTEITNAATQVPQDLKDAIQLAKGNIERFHRAQQTSRISVTTAAGVDCWQEKRPIQKVGLYIPGGTAPLFSTILMLAIPAAIAGCKEIVLCTPPDKEGKINPAILYTAQLCGVTQIFKVGGIQAIAGMTFGTATIPQVYKIFGPGNQFVTVAKQLATQHNVAIDMPAGPSELLVVADDSANAAFVASDLLSQAEHGVDSQVILVSTSRDLLEAVEKEIELQMSTLSRKRIAEDAIANSKLIFVEDDATALALINEYGPEHFIICVENESFYIDNIANAGSVFIGNYTPESAGDYASGTNHTLPTNGYAKQYSGVNLDSFMKSMTFQKISAKGIQNIGPAIELMAAAEGLDGHKNAVTLRLEALQNSNK is encoded by the coding sequence ATGAAAAAGATTTACAACCCTGCACCCTCCACCTGGGAAGCCCTATTACAACGTCCTACCCAAACGGTAGCAGACATTGAGGCAACGGTTACGGATATCTTTAAGGAGGTAAAATCCAAAGGAGACGAGGCGATTGCAAAATATACCTCCATCTTTGATAACATATCCCTAGAAAATTTTGTGGTTTCACCTACGGAGATTACAAATGCCGCAACGCAAGTACCGCAGGACCTCAAAGATGCCATCCAACTGGCAAAAGGGAATATAGAGCGTTTTCACAGAGCGCAACAGACCTCACGCATATCGGTAACTACCGCTGCGGGTGTCGACTGTTGGCAAGAAAAAAGACCTATTCAAAAAGTAGGTTTATACATTCCTGGAGGTACGGCACCCCTTTTTTCTACTATTTTGATGCTTGCTATTCCGGCTGCCATTGCGGGATGTAAAGAGATTGTTTTATGCACCCCACCAGATAAGGAGGGAAAAATCAACCCAGCCATTTTATACACCGCACAACTGTGTGGTGTGACTCAGATTTTTAAAGTGGGCGGGATTCAGGCTATTGCGGGTATGACCTTTGGTACTGCCACCATCCCACAGGTGTATAAGATTTTTGGCCCAGGAAATCAATTTGTAACAGTGGCAAAACAACTGGCGACTCAACATAATGTGGCGATAGATATGCCCGCGGGACCGTCAGAATTGCTAGTCGTGGCAGATGATTCGGCAAATGCGGCATTCGTAGCGTCAGACCTCCTGAGTCAGGCAGAGCACGGGGTAGATAGCCAGGTGATTTTGGTATCCACCTCTCGAGACTTACTAGAGGCGGTAGAAAAAGAAATAGAACTACAGATGAGTACGCTTTCGCGAAAGCGTATCGCCGAAGATGCCATTGCCAATAGCAAACTCATTTTTGTAGAAGATGATGCAACAGCACTAGCATTGATTAATGAATATGGTCCAGAACACTTTATTATTTGTGTAGAAAATGAATCTTTCTACATCGATAATATTGCAAATGCAGGTTCGGTTTTTATCGGGAATTACACTCCTGAAAGTGCAGGAGATTATGCCTCTGGGACTAATCACACCTTACCTACAAATGGATATGCAAAGCAGTATAGCGGGGTAAATCTAGATAGTTTTATGAAGAGTATGACGTTTCAAAAAATTTCGGCAAAAGGAATCCAAAACATCGGTCCCGCCATTGAATTAATGGCCGCCGCCGAAGGATTGGACGGGCACAAAAATGCCGTAACCTTACGTCTAGAAGCGCTCCAAAATTCTAACAAGTAA
- the hisG gene encoding ATP phosphoribosyltransferase, with the protein MSQKIRIAIQKSGRLNEESLQLLKDCGVSIDNGKDQLKATARNFPLEVLYLRNGDIPQYLRDGVVDIAILGENTLIEKGKDLPILERLGFSKCKVSLAIPKGQKYDSVKDLEGKRIATSYPNTVKEYLASKGVTADLHIINGSVEIAPSIGLADAICDIVSSGSTLFKNNLKEVEQMLTSEAVLTVSPSITEQRQQILNTLKFRMESVLKGRNFKYVLLNIRNEKLDKIIDILPGMKSPTVLPLAESGWSSVHSVVDKNKFWDIIEELKAEGAEGILVCPIEKMVS; encoded by the coding sequence ATGAGTCAAAAAATTAGAATTGCTATTCAAAAATCTGGACGTCTTAATGAGGAGTCCTTACAACTACTTAAAGATTGCGGGGTCTCTATCGATAATGGTAAAGACCAGCTTAAAGCCACCGCACGTAATTTTCCGCTAGAGGTATTGTACTTACGTAACGGAGATATTCCTCAGTATTTAAGGGACGGCGTGGTAGATATCGCTATTCTTGGAGAGAATACCCTTATCGAGAAAGGGAAAGACTTGCCTATTTTAGAAAGATTAGGCTTTTCAAAATGTAAAGTATCGCTGGCCATTCCTAAAGGTCAAAAATATGATTCTGTAAAAGATCTTGAGGGCAAACGTATTGCGACTTCGTACCCTAACACCGTAAAGGAGTATTTAGCTTCAAAAGGAGTAACGGCAGATTTGCATATTATTAATGGCTCTGTAGAAATAGCACCTAGTATCGGCCTGGCAGATGCTATTTGTGATATTGTTTCTAGTGGGAGTACATTATTTAAAAATAACTTAAAAGAGGTGGAGCAAATGCTTACCTCAGAAGCGGTACTTACCGTTTCGCCTTCAATCACAGAGCAGCGCCAGCAAATTCTTAATACGCTTAAATTTAGAATGGAGTCTGTTTTAAAAGGGCGCAACTTTAAGTATGTGTTACTCAACATACGCAATGAAAAGTTGGATAAAATTATCGACATTTTACCGGGCATGAAAAGTCCTACTGTATTGCCACTGGCAGAGTCGGGGTGGAGTAGTGTACACTCCGTGGTAGATAAAAATAAATTCTGGGATATCATAGAGGAGCTAAAAGCAGAAGGTGCAGAAGGGATTCTTGTGTGTCCTATTGAAAAAATGGTTTCTTAA
- a CDS encoding TIR domain-containing protein: MLPAIIGVGIVALIAKSIFDNNSEEKKIFISFSMKDEKYRNDLVNQSKKENSPFSFTDMSVKKPWAEEKWKTECRKRIKSCDAVIVLLSKNTWHSSGTRWEIKCAKKERIPIYGMHIKKKNRGAIPKELKGSEIITWSWDNLENIIDSV, translated from the coding sequence ATGCTACCAGCAATAATTGGTGTCGGAATAGTTGCTTTAATAGCAAAATCAATTTTTGATAATAATTCAGAGGAGAAAAAAATATTCATAAGCTTCTCGATGAAAGATGAAAAGTATAGAAATGATTTAGTCAACCAGTCTAAAAAAGAAAATTCACCTTTTAGCTTTACAGATATGTCAGTTAAAAAACCGTGGGCAGAAGAAAAATGGAAAACTGAATGTAGAAAACGAATAAAATCTTGCGATGCAGTAATTGTGCTTTTAAGTAAAAACACTTGGCATTCAAGCGGAACAAGATGGGAAATTAAATGTGCAAAAAAAGAAAGAATACCAATTTACGGTATGCACATCAAAAAAAAGAATAGAGGCGCAATACCAAAAGAATTAAAAGGTTCTGAAATAATAACTTGGTCTTGGGATAATTTAGAAAATATTATTGATTCAGTTTAG
- a CDS encoding TIR domain-containing protein, with amino-acid sequence MKLFVCNRSTDLVATQSVIAELLAESKNFIAVQQEIEHSENWKKFVEDKMNESDFVLFVVGADTFESEQIIWEYAKAKDLNKRIIGYKLPSASQESILFCQGFQIFEKAENCYSFLDKVFEDDRKLKFEQYKIMVSSTEKVTDSRLKVNNLFLTVSSTIISIGFVLGKTFGFTIPVVIGMLVLTALALLISYSWEKLINSYALLNKGKFKVIDKIEKQLRTNMFEDEWKILTQEIKYKPNSETEKNIVKYFRVFVIVLGILELIYLGYLILPYLPKCGC; translated from the coding sequence ATGAAATTATTTGTATGTAATAGAAGTACTGATTTAGTAGCAACACAAAGTGTTATTGCTGAATTACTTGCGGAATCGAAAAATTTCATCGCTGTACAGCAAGAAATTGAACATTCGGAAAATTGGAAGAAATTTGTTGAAGACAAAATGAATGAATCTGATTTTGTTCTTTTTGTTGTAGGAGCAGACACCTTTGAAAGCGAGCAAATAATTTGGGAATATGCAAAAGCTAAAGATTTGAATAAAAGAATTATTGGCTACAAACTACCTTCTGCTTCGCAAGAGTCAATTTTGTTTTGTCAAGGTTTTCAGATTTTTGAGAAAGCCGAAAATTGTTATTCTTTTTTAGATAAAGTTTTTGAAGATGACCGAAAGTTAAAATTTGAGCAATACAAAATAATGGTAAGCTCAACCGAAAAAGTAACTGACAGTCGTTTAAAAGTTAATAATTTATTTTTGACTGTTAGTTCTACAATAATATCAATTGGTTTTGTTCTTGGTAAAACTTTTGGTTTTACAATACCTGTAGTTATCGGTATGTTAGTCCTTACGGCATTAGCTTTATTAATTTCTTATTCTTGGGAAAAACTCATCAATTCTTATGCTTTACTTAATAAAGGAAAATTTAAAGTAATTGACAAAATAGAAAAGCAGTTACGAACAAATATGTTCGAGGATGAATGGAAAATACTAACTCAAGAAATTAAATATAAACCAAATTCTGAAACGGAGAAAAATATAGTGAAATACTTTAGAGTGTTCGTTATAGTATTGGGTATTTTAGAACTTATTTACCTTGGATATTTGATTTTACCATATTTACCTAAATGTGGATGCTAA